A single window of Coturnix japonica isolate 7356 chromosome 17, Coturnix japonica 2.1, whole genome shotgun sequence DNA harbors:
- the ZDHHC12 gene encoding probable palmitoyltransferase ZDHHC12, with protein sequence MGAGGMWVRTAHTALSGVLTLGLFLHRTDLQKEAERGAVLQPTLFVALLGCSVLLYFKVSLMDPGFVRAEEEAKAEKSEEQRTMIPQVSSSVKMRRCGYCMVKQPMRAKHCQLCQHCVRRYDHHCPWIENCVGEKNHPLFIVYLSVQLIVLLWGGHVAWSGLYFKQSWEWLWHNIFLLVSFLLIVVFTIVVLLLLISHLYLISCNTTTWEFMSYHRISYLRHSELENPFDQGVIRNLWRFFCSCHLTAWEKIYFHRNNETV encoded by the exons ATGGGAGCCGGCGGGATGTGGGTGAGAACCGCACACACCGCCCTCAGCGGGGTCTTAACGCTGGGGCTGTTCCTGCACCGCACAG ACCTACAGAAGGAAGCGGAGCGCGGAGCCGTGCTGCAGCCAACGCTGTTCGTGGCGCTGCTCGGGTGCTCCGTCCTGCTGTATTTCAAGGTGTCCCTCATGGACCCGGGCTTCGTTAGGGCTGAAGAGGAAGCAAAG gCAGAGAAAAGTGAAGAACAACGCACGATGATACCCCAGGTTTCAAGCAGTGTTAAGATGCGGCGTTGTGGCTACTGCATGGTGAAG caacCAATGAGAGCCAagcactgccagctgtgccAACATTGTGTTCGGCGCTATGACCATCACTGCCCCTGGATTGAGAATTGTGTAGGAGAGAAGAATCACCCTCTCTTCATAGTCTACCTTAGTGTACAGCTCATAGTTCTGCTGTGGGGAGGACACGTTGCTTG gTCAGGCCTTTACTTTAAACAGTCCTGGGAGTGGCTGTGGCACAACATTTTCCTCCTCGTATCCTTCCTCCTGATAGTTGTATTCACCATTGTTGTCTTGCTGCTGCTTATTTCACACCTCTATCTGATCTCATGCAACACCACCACCTGGGAGTTCATGTCATACCACCGCATCTCCTACCTGCGACACTCAGAGCTGGAGAATCCCTTTGACCAAGGAGTAATCCGCAATCTCTGGAGGTTTTTCTGTTCGTGCCATCTCACTGCATGGGAGAAAATCTATTTTCACAGGAACAATGAAACTGTCTAG